A genomic stretch from Rubripirellula reticaptiva includes:
- a CDS encoding dihydrodipicolinate synthase family protein translates to MSPSAFALRGIVPPLITPLAARDELDCDGLQRLLDHVIDGGVSGVFILGTTGEAPSLSYRLRRQMITETTRLVRDRVPVLVGIADTAFTETVNLAKHAADSGASAAVLTTPYYFPAGQTELTSYVQNIQPLIPLPLMLYNMPQLTKVWFEIETLAKLASIDGIVGVKDSSGDMEYFGRLCKMKSVRPDWSILLGPEALLPQAHALGGDGGVSGGANIAPQLFVDCYRALQDGDAAKLDAVMQKINRFQDIYDIGKYASRHIKATKTAASLIGLCNDLPADPFHAFREPERQRVAEILRSIGLL, encoded by the coding sequence ATGTCACCATCTGCTTTTGCGCTGCGTGGAATCGTCCCGCCGCTGATCACGCCCCTTGCTGCGCGCGACGAACTCGATTGCGACGGTCTGCAGCGATTACTCGACCACGTGATCGATGGCGGAGTATCGGGCGTCTTCATTTTGGGCACCACCGGCGAGGCGCCCAGCTTGAGTTATCGATTGCGGCGACAAATGATCACCGAAACGACTCGATTGGTTCGCGACCGCGTCCCGGTCTTAGTCGGAATCGCCGATACCGCCTTCACCGAAACCGTCAATCTGGCGAAACATGCTGCCGACAGCGGCGCGAGTGCCGCCGTGCTGACCACTCCCTATTACTTTCCAGCGGGACAAACTGAACTGACTTCGTATGTGCAGAACATCCAGCCGCTGATCCCGTTGCCGCTGATGCTCTACAACATGCCTCAGCTAACGAAGGTTTGGTTCGAGATTGAAACGCTTGCTAAGCTTGCCAGTATCGACGGCATCGTGGGCGTCAAAGACAGCAGTGGCGACATGGAATACTTCGGTCGCCTTTGCAAAATGAAGAGCGTGCGTCCGGATTGGTCGATTTTGCTAGGCCCCGAAGCGTTACTTCCCCAAGCCCATGCGCTCGGTGGCGATGGCGGCGTCAGCGGCGGAGCGAATATCGCGCCCCAGTTGTTCGTCGATTGCTATCGCGCACTGCAAGACGGCGACGCGGCCAAGCTCGACGCGGTGATGCAAAAGATCAATCGCTTCCAAGACATTTACGACATTGGCAAGTACGCATCGCGGCACATCAAAGCCACCAAGACGGCCGCATCGTTGATCGGGCTGTGCAATGACTTACCGGCAGATCCCTTCCACGCGTTCCGCGAACCCGAGCGACAACGGGTCGCCGAGATTCTGCGCAGCATTGGGTTGCTGTAG
- a CDS encoding exo-alpha-sialidase — protein sequence MISSLIAADNDWKLQPLAYNHPGLEVDLGVGLWAYPSPLDYDGDGDMDLLVACPDKPTNGVYFFENTSQDPSNKMPVFKPSVRLGKASHYMMMSLVDDEPVILEPAKEYRLNASTGKFDFAKPTKIDAIANPNHQTGGRTRGNMWRYVDFDGDGDHDIAVGSGDWTELAWDHAYDSSGRWRNGPLHGYVYLIMNEGTDAAPKYSDSPQRLQAGGGDVDVYGWPSPNFADFDNDGDLDLLCGEFMDGFTYFQNIGSRQQPVYAAGQKLVGSDGSPLVMHLQMITPTAVDWDKDGDIDLIVGDEDGRVALVENVGRMHDEAPVFDSPKYFRQQADTLKFGALATPFAYDWDNDGDEDILCGNTAGSIGFFENLGNSENGLPKWDAPRLLNVKSPDGKTEPFRVMAGPSGSIQGPCEAKWGYTTLTVADWDNDGDGDIIYNSILSRVGLLINEGGTLVEKEFDTGLNEAPPVWYWWQTESSSALTQWRTTPVAIDFDADNLLDLVMLDQDGFLTLRRGGGEAQRIFTDEDNLPLRLNAGSCGRSGRVKLSVVDWDGDSRLDILVNSENATWYRNCEDRDGKIVMKRMGNLADRNVAGHTSSPATCDFDRDGIPDLLVGSENGRVYHLKHSDSIAFSEADLTAEPAKPTQPMRIPGLIAEEFIFDKAKFDECHASTICQTSRGMVAAWFGGSKEGHKDVGIWTSYHDGLGWSNPTEVANGVQHDSLRHPCWNPVLFQTPGDGPTLLFFKVGPNPRQWWGEMMVSYDRGRTFVDRRRLPEGIDGPVRCKPILLNEGQTLLCGSSTEYDGWRLHFESIEIVDGELDGNWKRIGPINDGKKFSAIQPTFLTHPDGRLQVLCRTKEGVIASSESSDNGDTWSDLVATELPNPNSGIDAITLDDGRQLLIYNHLDSGTTGWGRRGKLNLAVSEDGVTWKPAGVLESEAKGEFSYPAIVQTSDGLVHASYTFNRKKIKHVVINPELLNPELSEVGEPDDGTSK from the coding sequence ATGATCTCGTCACTGATTGCCGCCGATAACGATTGGAAACTTCAACCCCTGGCGTACAACCACCCCGGGCTCGAAGTCGATTTGGGGGTCGGGCTGTGGGCCTATCCGTCGCCGCTTGACTATGACGGTGATGGCGACATGGACCTGTTGGTGGCTTGTCCCGACAAGCCAACCAATGGAGTGTATTTCTTCGAAAACACATCACAGGATCCATCGAACAAAATGCCGGTATTCAAACCATCGGTTCGACTTGGCAAGGCGTCGCATTACATGATGATGAGTCTGGTCGATGACGAACCGGTGATCTTGGAACCGGCCAAAGAGTACCGCCTCAACGCCAGTACCGGCAAATTCGATTTCGCCAAACCGACGAAAATCGATGCGATCGCCAACCCAAACCATCAAACAGGCGGCCGGACTCGCGGCAACATGTGGCGATACGTCGACTTTGACGGCGATGGCGACCATGACATTGCGGTTGGGTCCGGCGACTGGACCGAACTTGCTTGGGACCATGCCTACGACAGCAGCGGGCGATGGCGAAACGGGCCCCTGCACGGATACGTCTATTTGATAATGAACGAGGGCACTGACGCGGCGCCAAAGTACTCTGATTCGCCCCAGCGATTGCAAGCCGGCGGCGGTGACGTGGATGTCTACGGTTGGCCGAGTCCGAACTTTGCGGACTTCGACAATGACGGCGACCTGGACCTGTTGTGCGGCGAATTCATGGACGGCTTTACCTACTTTCAGAACATCGGATCACGACAGCAGCCAGTCTATGCTGCTGGCCAAAAACTCGTAGGTTCCGACGGAAGCCCGCTGGTCATGCACTTGCAGATGATCACGCCGACCGCAGTGGACTGGGACAAAGATGGTGACATTGACTTGATCGTCGGTGACGAAGACGGCCGCGTCGCGTTGGTCGAAAACGTCGGCCGTATGCATGACGAAGCACCTGTGTTTGATTCGCCAAAGTACTTTCGCCAACAAGCCGACACGCTCAAGTTCGGCGCTCTGGCCACGCCGTTTGCCTATGACTGGGACAACGACGGCGACGAAGACATTCTTTGCGGCAACACGGCAGGATCGATCGGCTTTTTCGAGAATCTCGGCAACTCCGAAAATGGGTTACCGAAATGGGACGCGCCGCGACTGTTGAATGTGAAATCGCCTGATGGAAAAACGGAACCGTTTCGTGTGATGGCCGGCCCGAGCGGTTCGATCCAAGGCCCATGCGAAGCTAAATGGGGCTACACAACCCTGACGGTCGCCGATTGGGACAACGATGGCGATGGCGACATCATTTACAACTCGATTTTGTCGCGTGTTGGCTTGCTGATTAACGAAGGTGGCACGTTGGTCGAAAAGGAATTTGACACTGGCTTGAACGAGGCGCCGCCGGTTTGGTATTGGTGGCAGACAGAGTCGTCATCGGCGCTGACTCAGTGGCGAACGACGCCGGTAGCGATCGATTTCGATGCCGACAACCTTCTTGATTTGGTGATGCTGGATCAAGATGGTTTCCTGACACTGCGGCGGGGTGGTGGCGAGGCACAGCGAATCTTCACCGACGAAGACAACCTGCCGTTGAGGTTGAATGCAGGTTCGTGTGGCCGATCCGGGCGAGTGAAGTTGTCGGTCGTTGATTGGGACGGCGATTCGCGTTTAGACATTCTGGTCAACTCGGAAAATGCGACCTGGTATCGCAACTGCGAGGACCGCGATGGAAAAATCGTGATGAAACGGATGGGCAATTTGGCCGATCGCAATGTGGCCGGTCACACATCGAGTCCCGCGACTTGCGATTTTGATCGCGATGGAATACCGGACCTGTTGGTCGGTAGCGAGAACGGGCGAGTCTATCACCTCAAGCACTCCGACAGCATCGCGTTCAGCGAAGCCGACCTGACCGCGGAACCAGCCAAGCCCACACAGCCAATGCGAATCCCAGGCTTGATTGCCGAAGAATTCATTTTCGACAAAGCAAAATTCGACGAGTGTCATGCGTCGACGATTTGCCAAACCAGTCGCGGCATGGTGGCGGCCTGGTTCGGTGGATCCAAAGAAGGGCACAAGGATGTTGGTATATGGACCAGCTATCACGATGGCCTTGGATGGTCCAATCCAACCGAAGTCGCCAATGGCGTTCAGCACGACAGCCTTCGGCATCCGTGCTGGAACCCTGTTCTGTTCCAAACGCCCGGCGATGGTCCGACACTGCTGTTTTTCAAAGTTGGTCCGAACCCCAGGCAGTGGTGGGGCGAAATGATGGTGAGCTACGATCGCGGCCGCACCTTTGTCGATCGCCGACGTCTGCCCGAAGGCATCGACGGCCCGGTTCGATGCAAGCCGATCCTGTTGAATGAAGGACAAACATTATTGTGTGGATCGTCAACCGAGTATGACGGTTGGCGACTTCACTTCGAGTCGATCGAAATCGTCGACGGCGAACTCGATGGAAACTGGAAGCGAATCGGACCGATCAATGATGGTAAGAAATTCAGTGCCATTCAACCGACATTCTTGACGCATCCCGATGGCCGGCTGCAAGTGCTTTGCCGAACCAAAGAAGGCGTGATCGCGTCAAGTGAATCGTCGGACAACGGCGACACTTGGTCAGACCTGGTTGCAACCGAACTGCCCAATCCGAATTCAGGGATCGATGCAATCACGCTCGACGACGGGCGACAATTGCTGATCTACAATCACCTCGATTCGGGCACGACCGGATGGGGTCGCCGCGGAAAGTTGAACTTGGCGGTATCCGAGGATGGAGTCACTTGGAAACCCGCAGGCGTGCTAGAAAGTGAAGCCAAAGGCGAATTCAGTTATCCCGCGATCGTGCAAACCAGCGACGGTTTGGTCCACGCGTCCTACACGTTCAACCGCAAAAAGATCAAACACGTTGTCATCAACCCCGAACTCCTGAACCCCGAACTCTCAGAAGTCGGTGAGCCCGACGATGGAACGAGCAAATGA